The window agtctcctttaaaaagcatttaaaatcttactgatcccacttttgagcagcagtgtatatatacggtgaggtcaataagtatttgatcgccctgtgattttgcaagttctcttacttagaaatcatggaggggtctacaattttcagcataggtgcatttccactgtgagagacagaatctaaaaataaaaatccgcaaatcacattgtatgatttttttttttttaacaatttatttgtgaattactgtgtcaaataagtatttaatcacttgagtcaaaaaaattgtaatatttggtacagaagcctttaacaattacagaggtcaaatggttcctgtagttcttcaccaggtttgcacacactgcaggagggattttggcccactcctccatacagatcttctctagatctgtcaggtttcggggcagtcgctgagcaacacggagtttcagctccctccaaagttttattattggatttaggtctggagactggtaggccactccagaaccttgatatgcttcttacggagccactccttggttttcctggctgtgtgctttgggtcattgtcatgttggaagatccagccacgacccatcattaatgctctgactgagggaaggaggtttttgcccaatatgtcacaatacatggccccgttcatcctctccttaatacagtgcagtcgtcctgtcccctgtgcagagaAACACCCCCAGAgtatgatgcttccagccccatgcttcactgtaggtatggtattattgggatgatactcatcattcttcttcctccaaacacggcgaatggagttaagaccaaaaagttctactttggtctcatctgaccgcaggactttctcccatgactcctctggatcatccagatggtccctggcaaacttcagatgcacctggacatgggctgactcaagcaggggaaccttctgtgcgatgcaagattttaaaccatgacgtcttagtgtattactgatagtagccttggaaacgatggtcccagctctcttcacggcattgaccagctcctccagtgtagttctgggctgcacaggtgtctttatgacagctaacaacctcaaacaggtgctactaatttagaatcatgagcagagtgtagctggactatttaaaagcaaaaaacaggtctttgagggtcagaaatctggctgataagcaagtgatcaaatacttatttgacacagtaattcacaaataaatttgttaaaaaaaaaaaaatcatacaatgtgatttctggatttttacttttagattctgtctctcacagtggaaatgcacctatgctgaaaattgtagacccctcaatgatttctaagtaagagaacttgaaaaatcacagggtgatcaaatacttattgaccttactgtatatataaatgtgtattttatttatatatatatatatatatatatatatatatatatatatataatataatattttctatataaatattattatttctttctCAGGTCCTCCACAGTCTCAGCTGTATGGCTCAAAAGAACCGTCTCTTCCTGGTGGCCAACATGCCGTCCCGTCAGAGCTGTGATCAAACCGTGGACCCTCACTGTCCCGCAGACGGCCAGTACCAGTTCAACACCAACGTAGTGTTCAGCGATCAGGGTGTTATCGTGGCCCGATATCACAAGCAGAACTTGTACTTTGAGGCGGCGTTTGACACTCCACCGAAATGCGAGTTTGTTACGTTCACCACACCGTTCGCAGGTCGATTTGGGACGTTTATATGCTTCGACATCCTGTTCCGTGACCCAGCGGTGACTCTGGTAAAGGAAATGGGCGTCCGGCAAATTGTGTTCCCAACTGCGTGGATGAACCAGCTCCCCCTGCTGGCCAGCATACAGTTTCAGCGCTCGTTCTCGTACGGGGCGGGCATTACGCTGCTGGGCGCTAACATCCGATCCGCCGAGTACGGGATGACTGGCAGCGGCATCTTCACGCCGTGGGATTCTCTCGCTCATCATGACGCAGTGGGGGATTCTGGGAAATTGCTAGTGCATAGAGTGCCAGTTATTGTTGACGACAAGCATAAACTGGTGCCATTTTCAGGGTATCCAAGTTCAAAAGATCCAGAAAAGCTGCACCCTTGGCCCATGAGTAGTCTTAATGCAAATCATGATGGAAAACACTGCCAAAGAGACTCTGAATGTGCAGAAGAAGCTTCATCTAGTGTGTTTAACTCCATCATGATGTATGATAATTTCACTCTGGTGGCTTTGCAAGGCACTGAAGGGAACATCAGTGTTTGTAGTGGTTCAGTTTGCTGCCACCTGCTGTTCCGGAGGTCAGAAACGAACGAGTTTTACGCTTTAGGTGTCTTTGATGGTCTCCATGTGGTGCATGGGACGTATTACCTGGAGATTTGCGCTCTGGTGAGATGCACAGGTGAGGATCAGAGCAGCTGTGGAGGAGAAACCGAACACGCTCAGACTCTGGTGGACTTCAGGCTGACGGGGACCTTCACGACTCCGTATATATATCCTGGGATTCTGGGAAACGGCATGACGGTGGATATTCCGGACCATTCTGGTTGGGAGGGCGGGAATAGTTTTTACATGAGCCGAACAGGAATGAGCGCTGGGCTTGTGACTGCGATGCTGTATGGGAGAAACTATGAGAAAGACAATGCCTGAAAAATACATGGTTCTTGCTCTGGTTTTTATAGGATGATTATTGTAGTGTACTAGAAATTAGATCATTTCACTTTGAAAATGCATCATTTAAATCTAGAAATAcatttgttcacccaaaaatgaaagtggaaaattctgtaattttaaTAAAACCTGTTCCAATCCTAAAtgattttcagtgtttttaagAATATTTCCAATGActtcataataatgagaaactttcttgtagtaatgacttcatttctcataaAAATTAGGAACTTTCTCGTAATGACTTTCTATCAATTTCTATTACTTTCTATTACATAATTCTTACAAAGAAATCTTTTAATTGAAAGATAAGACAGATTTGAGTTTAGCAATATTTGACAGTTGAAAGAATCTACTCTTTACAATTAATTTGTCTCTCAAATTTTAAGTCTGTGTCAAAAATAAAGCCTAAATTTTTAATGCAAGTATGCAAATTTGATGACAATGGACCTAAACTTGTTGCTATCTTTTTTGCATAGTTATTCGGgccaaataaaattatttctgtcttttctcatttaactgaagaaagtttgTATTCGTCCAGCATTTAATATCATTTAAACATTCAATGAGTGATTTAACACATGTATCATCTCCTGACTTGATGGGCAAATACGTCGGTGTCGTCTGCATAAAAGTGATATGAAATATTGTATTTCTTAAATATAGAGCCATGAAGGAGCATATATAATGAGAACAGTACTGGTTCTAAAATGGAACCTTGAGGGACCCCACATACAATAGACGCTCTTTGTGATGAAAAGTTTCCAGTTTACAGAGAAGGTTCTATTTTGAAGATAATAGTCAAACCAACTTAGGGCAGTTCCTTGGATGCCacataatattttaaacattCAATCAGAATAGTGTGATCGACGGTATCAAATGCTGAGCTAAGATCCAACAGAACCAAAGCAGAATTGCTACCAGCAACAACACTTTATAAAATATCATTTGATACCCAAGAAGAGCTGATTCAGTGCTACAGCATGTTTTGAAACCAGATTGAAATGTATCAAAGACTTTAGTTTTTTTGTTAAAAGGGAATTGAGCTGGCCAAGAACAGTCTTCTCTAAAATTTtagataagataaaaaaaaaaaaaaaattatagactgGCATGTGCCTAGTAACTTGTGAATGATTCAGAGTTTTTAATGAAaattcatcaaggctgcattagtaaaacagtaattttgtgaaatattattaaaaccaaAATTACCTTTCTATGATACTTAcgaatatatttgaaatatattttaatatattttaaatcgtattcatgtgatgcaaagatTTGCTGTctattttaatcagtttaatgcatccttggtaaacataagtatttttaatattatttttaattattgaataattaaataaatgttaaggAAAACAAAATCTGACAAATGGTTTTAATTGCTTTTGAAAAAAGATTCTTGTGTttgtcaaggctgcatttattttaatcaaaaatacatggAAGCAgtcattttgtgaaatattacgatttaaaataacttttcttcagtgcttcaatatattttaaaatttattcctgtgatggcaaagcttaactctgtcttttaaacaatttattgcaaaagtattttttattaataataaaaataataataataaaatgagccATCTACACTAACACTATGTACACTAACATCTTATAAAAGTCAATCATTTACAGTATTATATTAAACAGATTTGGTACTTTTAATAGTAAAATATACAGTATAATGTTAAATGTGGTAAATGAATATATAACAatgaatatattatacaaaagtgttaaattaaaacattaagtGCATTTAACAAACTAAAGGCTGGAGTGTAACCTGGGAAACAAGTATTagaaataaaactattttaattattaaataattaaataaatgtttaggGAGACGAAAATTGACAAACTTTAATTGATTTTGAAAAGAAAGTTCCTTCTGTTCatggaggctgcatttatttgatcaaaaatcgaGTAAAAccgtaattttgtgaaatattattacaattcaaaataacttttctacagtacttaaatatatttaaaatatattcctatgatggcaaagctttcagtcaaaggttctttaaagaaccatctcttttgacatttttataatctgaagaaccttcttgtgaaacagaaaggttcttcaagtgttaaaagttctttatggaaccatttagacaaaaaggttcttctattgcatcatgaagcaccttttttttttaagagtgtggtgGGTAGATTGTTGGTTCccaggtaatttttataaacatgccttagaaaaaccACTGccggtgtgcatcttaagacaaaacaaaggcactgatataccaagtttctttcagctgaaacagctcagacttatatGTTAGTCAGGGATGAGGTTTAAGCCTCGTCTGTGAAACTGGAGGTTAATTATTTAATGAACATGGATGTctttttaatttttgaatatgccTAACAACAGCATTTACCTCAGGAAATTTTCATATATCACTTCTTGTTTGaattttagtttaaattatattaattatgttatgtgcttttgtcattttattacttTAATACTTCCACATAACTTTAgtgtttatttttagtttcattATTCAATACAACATTAAACAATGAAAAACTGtgtagtgagtgtttgaaccttctgtaatagttgcatatgagtccctcggttgtcctcagtgtgaaaagatggatctcaaaatcatacagtcattgctggaaagggttcaaatacacaaaaatgctggaaaaccaaatcaaTTGTgagacctgagggatttttctgaaaaacagcaggcagtttaactgttcaggacaaacaagggattcatgaacaactatcactaaacaaaaaatacacagctgtggatcattcaggtaacaacacagtataaagaattaATATTGGATgggatgtacacttttgaaccggTTCAtgcttataaattcaactattatgttttcttgtggactatatgtcaatattttttatgtgaaatatattattcagatcagtactaaataaacaacaacatgcattttgtatgatcctctcaTTTTGGCCTATTCTGAGTGCAAgcagaagcagaaacacactgtttttgtgcatggctctttaaatgcaaatgaacccccttttccagaatagagctgtgcctttaaaggtcccatattgtcaaaacttcCTGAAAAATTTCCTGGCTTCTTTTCCTGGCTATGTAACTAACTAccatatataaaaacatataaacaTACTCAAAACAGTCAATTCCCAGTAAAATGCGCACAGCCAtgcataaagtagctgttccttttcatgagccgctgtgacttctgtaaaaatgtgacgtctgatctactcagtcaccgccttcagtcaccgcCCCGAGCACCAACCATTGTCCCAcccttcttttaaaaaaaaaaaaacagacattgcGTCCATGCCATTGCTGTACAACAACACAGAAACAAATctagaaaacgctgttcagtctatggatgtcaggaaactacatcattgcacaggcttctgaacattaatataagagaccagtggcctGTCTTTAGActttagcctctttcacacagcgatttcatgaaaatacatggataatgtgtcccatgatttgctccggaattgtttgatttagTTCATTCACACAGTGATTTTCCCGGATTTAGTTCATTCACACAGTGATTTTTCAGTTATTCACGAAATTTTCCGGGATCAGCGCGCAGCGTGAAAGGTTACGTAGCTACTGCATTCagtatttgaagaaaaaaaaaaaaacattaattaccattcctgttgagtatcaccaagccacagcaggctacacTGCACTGAGAacccaattatagcacttaaacgcAAGAAAAGACAGATTTTCTTGATTTTTTCTCGACTCtaaacaaaaggtgtttgtaaACACACTTATGCATGCCAAAATCAATAAATGAGAATGGGGCATTAGCAGCTAACATACAGCATGTGTTTTCTATATAAAACACATATGGTTTGTGTGGAGACTAATGGGCGGAGCTATATGCACAATATGGGCGTGGCTTACTTACATCAACGCCCAGATTGAGCAGGTATTTGAGGACGTTGATCATTCCACTGGAGGCAGCGGCATGAAGAGGACTGTATGACTTCTTATCCTTACAGCAATCCTCAGCGCTGTAGTTtttaaataatgacaataattgccaatatttttaagtatttgtATTTAATATAGGCCTACATCAATTTAATTCCATTAAACAAAAGGTAACATTTTCTATTTTACGTTTAAacagttaaataaaattaaatataggaATTGTGCTCCACTAATTTTTATTATACTGTAGGCTATAAACATCACCTTTGGATCACATCACCATACTGCCCTCCCAACTTTTGAATTGGCTGCTACGCCCGTGACACAGGCCAATGAAATTAATCCATGACAGATTTTGTAATGATTGCAAAATCACTGACATACCTTCAGACTCACTTTTACGCAGACTGACCCTCATAAATCATGGCGCTCGTGCTGGCTGTGTTCGTGCTGTGTTTGAGCGGCCTGCAGCTCATCTTTGCCGCCGATCATCCGTCCTATGTGGCGGCGGTGTACGAGCACCGAGTGCTGCTGAACCCCAACCCCGAAATCCCGCTGAACCGGAGCTCCGCTCTCGAGCACATGAACCAGAACCTGCGTGTATTTGAGGAGCAAACAGCACTGGCAGCACAGCAGGTACACAGATTGGAAAACAAACAATATCAATGCAAGAATTAGTATAGGATTACTATCAATCACGAAGAATATTAATATGATTTATTATGACATAACACACAAACCCTTAATAGCATTAAAACGGTGACTTGACCCatttaaacatttacaatttatttgaatataccgGATTCATTTATATGAATTATGCATAGGCCTAATTTCATTAAAATGCACCAATCTGCACATGCACTGGTGATATAGATATAGGGGGAATCAGGTCAAATGGGACACGTTTTAGTTAATCGCTCTggacactaacaaaaaaaaaaaaaaaaaatgcatgacattCAGCtgtgtatggaagcccgtttccgccactgaatacaaaaaaaatcttgcgactttttttctcagattgcgagatataaagtcagaattctgactttttttctcgaaattctgacttttgtttctgttcatttataactcgcaattgcgactttatatctcgcaattgcgactttatatctcgcaattctgactttatatctcgcaattctgactttatatctcgcaattctgactttatatctcgcaattgcgactttatatctcgcaattctgactttatatctcacaattctgactttatatctcgcaattgcgactttatatctcgcaattctgactttatatctcgcaattctgactttatatctcgcaattgcgactttatatctcgcaattctgactttatatctcgcaattctgactttatatctcgcaattctgactttatatctcgcaattctgactttatatctcgcaattctgactttatatctcgcaattgcgactttatatctcgcaattctgactttatatctcgcaattctgactttatatctcgcaattctgactttatatctcgcaattgcgactttatatctcgcaattctgactttatatctcgcaattctgactttatatctcgcaattgcgactttatatctcgcaattctgactttatatctcgcaattctgactttatatctcgcaattctgactttatatctcgcaattctgactttatatctcgcaattctgactttatatctcgcaattctgactttatatcgcgcaattgcgactttatatcgcgcaattgcgactttatatctcgcaattctgactttatatcgcgcaattgcgactttatatctcgcaattctgactttatatctcgcaattctgactttatatctcgcaattgcgactttatatctcgcaattctgactttatatctcgcaattctgactttatatctcgcaattctgactttatatctcgcaattgcgactttatatctcgcaattctgactttatatctcgcaattgcgactttatatctcgcaattgcgactttatatctcgcaattctgactttatatctcgcaattctgactttatatctcgcaattctgactttatatctcgcaattctgactttatatctcgcaattgcgactttatatctcgcaattctgactttatatctcgcaattctgactttatatctcgcaattgcgactttatatctcgcaattctgactttatatctcgcaattctgactttatatctcgcaattctgactttatatctcgcaattctgactttatatctcgcaattctgactttatatctcgcaattgcgactttatatctcgcaattctgactttatatctcgcaattctgactttatatctcgcaattctgactttatatctcgcaattgcgactttatatctcgcaattctgactttatatctcgcaattctgactttatatctcgcaattgcgactttatatctcgcaattctgactttatatctcgcaattctgactttatatctcgcaattctgactttatatctcgcaattctgactttatatctcacaattctgactttatatcgcgcaattgcgactttatatcgcgcaattgcgactttatatctcgcaattctgactttatatctcgcaattgcgactttatatctcgcaattctgactttatatctcgcaattctgactttatatctcgcaattctgactttatatctcgcaattctgactttatatctcgcaattgcgactttatatctcgcaattctgactttatatctcgcaattctgactttatat of the Garra rufa chromosome 17, GarRuf1.0, whole genome shotgun sequence genome contains:
- the LOC141289678 gene encoding biotinidase-like, whose translation is MALVLAASVLCLSGLQLIFAADHPSYVAAVYEHRVLLNPNPKIPLNRSSALEHMNQNLRVFEEQTALAAQQGAQIIVFPEDGIHGFNFTRASIASYLETIPDPEKITWSPCSDPHRFPDTEVLHSLSCMAQKNRLFLVANMPSRQSCDQTVDPHCPADGQYQFNTNVVFSDQGVIVARYHKQNLYFEAAFDTPPKCEFVTFTTPFAGRFGTFICFDILFRDPAVTLVKEMGVRQIVFPTAWMNQLPLLASIQFQRSFSYGAGITLLGANIRSAEYGMTGSGIFTPWDSLAHHDAVGDSGKLLVHRVPVIVDDKHKLVPFSGYPSSKDPEKLHPWPMSSLNANHDGKHCQRDSECAEEASSSVFNSIMMYDNFTLVALQGTEGNISVCSGSVCCHLLFRRSETNEFYALGVFDGLHVVHGTYYLEICALVRCTGEDQSSCGGETEHAQTLVDFRLTGTFTTPYIYPGILGNGMTVDIPDHSGWEGGNSFYMSRTGMSAGLVTAMLYGRNYEKDNA